The DNA region CGATGTCATGAAAGAATCAGCACAGGCGGCCCTGTCCTACGTCCGCTCGCAGGCGGAAAAACTCGGCATCCACAAGGACTTTTACGAGAAAACAGACATCCATATCCACGTTCCAGCGGGCGCTATTCCCAAGGATGGCCCCTCGGCCGGCGTTACCATGACCACGGCCATCATTTCGATGCTGACCGGGAAGATTGCAAAGCATGACCTCGCTATGACCGGCGAGATCACGCTCCGGGGAAAGGTCATGCCGATCGGGGGTGTGAAGGAGAAGGTGCTCGCGGCAAAGCGGGCGGGGATCAAGACCGTGATCCTGCCGGCACAGAACAAAAACGACATCCAGGACGTGCCGGAGGACCTCCGGAAGGAGATGAACTTCGTCTTCGTAGACACGATCGACCAGGTCATCGACGCCGCGCTGGACGGTACAAAGAGCTAAGCAGTGCCGTCCCGCGAAGAACAAGAACGGCTTCCGGCGTGGTTCCGCATACGTCTTTCCACCACACAAAAGTCGAACAGAATCCGAAACGCCGTCGACTCCCGTAATCTGCATACCGTCTGCAGAAGCGCCTCGTGCCCGAACCAGACCGAGTGCTGGAATGCGGGTACAGCGACATTCATGATCCTTGGGGACATCTGTTCCCGCTCCTGCGGATTCTGCAGTGTGCCGAAAGGCATTCCGGGAAACACAGACCACGACGAGCCCCGGCGCATTGCCGAGGCAATCGCGGACCTCGGCCTCACCTATGCCGTCATCACTTCGGTCACCAGGGACGATTTGCCGGACGGCGGGGCGGGCGTTTTTGCCGCAACGATCAGGGCAGTGCGGACAAGGGTTCCCGGCTGCGGGATCGAGGTGCTGGTTCCGGATTTTCAAGGCTCTCATACGGCTCTCCAGACAGTTCTTGCAGCGCTTCCCGACGTTCTGAACCACAATCTTGAAACAATCCCGTCCCTCTATTCGCGAGTCCGGCCGCAAGCGGACTATCGCCGGTCCCTTTCCCTTCTTCAACAAGCCGCTGCCTGTGGAGCCATAACAAAGAGCGGGCTGATGCTCGGGCTCGGGGAGGGGAGGGAGGAACTCGTCGCCACGCTGCATGATCTTCGAGCAGTTGGCTGCTCAATCCTCACCTTGGGACAATACCTCCGGCCGGGCAGACACCATCTACGGGTCGAACACTACTATCATGCCGATGAATTCGGGGAGCTTCGGCAGCTCGCTTTGAACATCGGATTCCGGCACGTTGCATCAGGACCTCGGGTCAGAAGTTCCTATCATGCGGGGACGGAATATCGGCGCATCGGGAAGCTGAGTGACGATGAACCCATCAGTTGAGTTCCCCGATAAAATCCATTGATCTCCGGAATCAGCCTGTACCTCTCTGCTAACCTTGCAAGCCATACACGCGCCTCGTAATGCTTTTCTATGGACAATTTGAAGACAACTAGTTTATAATTCTGCACTTTCAGCGGAAAGGGAAGTGATCAGGAGATCATGGAATTCACGGGGGAACGATTCGTACCTGGTCCTGAGGCCGGCCTGCTCGAGGCTGAGCACATCCAGCGCTACCGGTTCGCATCGGGATACGCAAAGGGGAAATCGGTCCTGGATATTGCCTGCGGTTCCGGCTACGGCAGCAAGATATTAGGCGACGCCGGCGCGTCATGTGTGACGGGCGTGGATGTTTCTTCCGAAGCCGTGGACTTCGCGAAAAACAAGTATGAGAGCGGATCAATCACGTTCCAGGTCGCTGACGCGGAGCACTTTCTCCACGGGAAATTCGACCTCATCGTCAGCTTTGAAACGCTGGAGCACCTCGACGACAGGCGCCTGTTTTTAAAGAATCTGAGCGCAATGCTGAACCGGCACGGCATTCTGATCATCTCCACGCCGAACAAGGCGATAACGTCTCCCATGAAAAGACCCGAAAAGATCCGGAATAAATATCATAAATATGAGTATGTTGAGCAGGAATTCATCGGGGAATTAAAGGATGCCGGCTTCGGGGATATTCAGCAGTTCGGACAGCACTCCTATCCCGCGATCTTTCGCGTACAGCTTCTATCCCGCCTCTTTCGTCGCCGGATACGAGACACGGTAGAAACCGCGGCAGTTCTCCCCATGACCCGGAGGCGGATCCCTCGCTATTTCGTGTTTGTCGCCAGGAAATAGAACCAAGCAGATGAAAAACATGAAGATTACCGTCATCGTACCGACCTATAATCGGCCCCAGGCCCTCAAACTCAGCCTCCTGAGTCTGGCACAACAGAGCATGCTGCCTCAGGAAGTCATGGTCGCTGATGATGGCAGCGGACCGGAAACGCGAACCATGGTCCATGAGATGCAGCGGAAAATCCAGAATGCGTTTCCGATCAGCCACGTGTGGCATGAAGACAAGGGCTTTCGGAAACCGAAGATTCTGAACGAGGCGGTCCGGCAGTCAACCGGCGATTACCTCATTTTTCTTGATGGTGACTGCATGGCGCACAGGCATTTTATCAGGTCCCATGTTGAAAATGGCAGCCACGATGCCATTCTGAGCGGCAAGCGAGTCGAG from Nitrospirota bacterium includes:
- a CDS encoding class I SAM-dependent methyltransferase — its product is MEFTGERFVPGPEAGLLEAEHIQRYRFASGYAKGKSVLDIACGSGYGSKILGDAGASCVTGVDVSSEAVDFAKNKYESGSITFQVADAEHFLHGKFDLIVSFETLEHLDDRRLFLKNLSAMLNRHGILIISTPNKAITSPMKRPEKIRNKYHKYEYVEQEFIGELKDAGFGDIQQFGQHSYPAIFRVQLLSRLFRRRIRDTVETAAVLPMTRRRIPRYFVFVARK
- the lipA gene encoding lipoyl synthase, which produces MPSREEQERLPAWFRIRLSTTQKSNRIRNAVDSRNLHTVCRSASCPNQTECWNAGTATFMILGDICSRSCGFCSVPKGIPGNTDHDEPRRIAEAIADLGLTYAVITSVTRDDLPDGGAGVFAATIRAVRTRVPGCGIEVLVPDFQGSHTALQTVLAALPDVLNHNLETIPSLYSRVRPQADYRRSLSLLQQAAACGAITKSGLMLGLGEGREELVATLHDLRAVGCSILTLGQYLRPGRHHLRVEHYYHADEFGELRQLALNIGFRHVASGPRVRSSYHAGTEYRRIGKLSDDEPIS